From a single Nitrospirota bacterium genomic region:
- a CDS encoding nucleotidyltransferase family protein: MEKAEVKKILIENITYIKETFYVKEIGIFGSFVKGTQKSKSDIDILVIFEKGHKDFFNYIRLKYYLEEQLGRRVDLVIKEAVKPRLRQTIFNEVEYA, from the coding sequence ATGGAAAAAGCGGAAGTAAAGAAGATATTGATAGAGAATATTACTTACATAAAAGAAACATTTTATGTAAAAGAGATAGGAATATTTGGGTCCTTTGTTAAAGGAACACAAAAATCTAAAAGCGATATAGATATTCTTGTAATCTTTGAGAAAGGACATAAGGACTTTTTTAACTATATAAGGTTGAAATATTATTTGGAAGAGCAATTGGGTCGCAGAGTTGATCTGGTGATTAAAGAAGCGGTGAAACCACGATTGAGACAGACGATTTTCAATGAGGTTGAATATGCCTAA